A single genomic interval of uncultured Desulfobulbus sp. harbors:
- a CDS encoding enoyl-CoA hydratase-related protein, whose amino-acid sequence MGYEDIVVSVGDDFVAEIKLNRPTQLNTFTLGLAKELDRALWEVEADNKVRVVLIKGEGKAFCAGIDVSYIEGRSTQDLRGWVECMEAPLVSISRMSKPVIAQVSGVAAANGAGLVAAADLAIAGAKARIGLTAINVGLNCIGPVVPVSKSIGRKKALEMLFFGEFVQAEEAARMGLINRVVPDEDLEQEARKWAQTLAAKSPIAMQIAKKSFYSGADLDYYKAFDFMNEAFARLCSTEDAKEGVNAFREKRAPVWQEK is encoded by the coding sequence ATGGGATATGAAGATATCGTTGTCAGTGTTGGTGATGATTTTGTGGCGGAGATCAAGCTGAACCGCCCAACCCAGTTGAATACCTTCACTTTGGGGCTTGCTAAGGAGCTGGATCGTGCCCTGTGGGAGGTCGAGGCGGACAACAAGGTGCGGGTGGTGCTGATCAAGGGGGAGGGCAAGGCCTTCTGCGCCGGCATCGATGTCAGCTATATCGAGGGCAGATCGACTCAGGATCTGCGCGGCTGGGTCGAATGCATGGAGGCGCCGCTGGTTTCGATCAGCCGCATGAGCAAACCGGTGATTGCCCAGGTAAGCGGCGTGGCTGCCGCCAACGGAGCCGGCCTGGTTGCGGCGGCAGACCTGGCCATAGCCGGGGCCAAGGCACGCATCGGTCTGACCGCAATTAACGTTGGCCTCAACTGCATCGGACCGGTGGTCCCCGTGTCCAAATCCATCGGTCGCAAGAAGGCCCTTGAGATGCTCTTTTTCGGGGAATTTGTCCAGGCTGAAGAGGCAGCCCGCATGGGCTTGATAAACCGGGTTGTGCCGGACGAGGACCTGGAGCAGGAGGCGCGCAAATGGGCCCAGACCCTGGCCGCCAAAAGCCCGATTGCAATGCAGATAGCCAAGAAATCCTTCTATTCCGGGGCAGATCTCGACTACTACAAGGCCTTTGATTTCATGAACGAGGCCTTTGCCCGCCTCTGCTCCACCGAGGATGCCAAAGAGGGCGTGAATGCCTTTCGCGAGAAACGGGCGCCGGTGTGGCAGGAGAAATAA
- a CDS encoding PKD domain-containing protein: protein MQRNVIRLLAVLICGMSIAVSAAAKSIHVEWGFTPPTEPTVTGFKLYQEGSAVCQTQDPNATAMDCEVTLTAATTNFTLTATFSDGTESPHSSPFAYVSSDFSPPEDGITDTLQAVIEATPLTGTVPVTVNFSAASSTGTVSQYLWDFGDGSVASTNTISHEYTSSGTYTAQLTVTDDAGSSNTATTAITLTASEVTPTPPTAVISSSAAAGPAPLLVSFDGSGSTADSSTSITNYAWSFGDGNTALGAAALHSFTSAGAYTTELAVTASNGLTSSATTPVVVTIAATNVPPKALFDANPDSGSAPLSVSFDGSASSDSDGSVASYTWYFGDGNSGTGQTVTHTYTTEAAFTAVLQVTDDMGATGTSSTTITVQPEATSASLNIETGEIAVTGNWVRVPFSSTFEKPIVIAGPASYNNAEPGVICLRNVNSTGFDIKFNEWDYLDKVHPEETVSYLVMEKGRHSLPDGSLVEAGTFSGSSKWSTVTFSESFTKAPVVMTAIATMNESETISGRVKDISTTGFSYYFREQEKNVNKHVEETVHFIAWEPGEGSLENMQYRVATAAETVPDTWQRFAFPSVYPARPLFLAHMQTTRDIQPSALRMQNLSTTAVEVKVEEEQSKDSEVAHSAESVGYILLIQK from the coding sequence ATGCAACGAAACGTTATCCGCCTTCTTGCTGTCCTTATTTGCGGCATGTCCATTGCCGTATCGGCTGCGGCAAAATCCATCCATGTGGAATGGGGGTTCACCCCCCCAACCGAACCGACGGTGACAGGTTTCAAACTTTACCAGGAGGGGAGCGCTGTTTGCCAAACCCAGGATCCCAATGCAACAGCCATGGATTGTGAAGTCACCCTCACAGCGGCAACCACGAACTTCACCCTAACCGCCACCTTCAGCGATGGAACGGAAAGTCCACACTCTTCGCCTTTTGCGTATGTGTCCAGTGATTTTTCTCCCCCGGAAGATGGGATTACGGATACGCTTCAGGCCGTCATCGAGGCCACGCCACTCACTGGAACCGTCCCCGTCACCGTGAATTTCAGCGCAGCCTCTTCCACAGGCACTGTCAGTCAGTATCTGTGGGATTTTGGTGACGGTTCAGTGGCGTCAACGAACACGATCAGTCATGAATATACCTCTTCAGGAACCTACACCGCTCAATTGACCGTGACCGATGACGCGGGCTCCAGTAATACTGCCACGACAGCCATTACACTCACGGCGTCAGAGGTGACACCAACCCCACCGACAGCGGTCATTTCCTCCTCAGCAGCAGCGGGACCCGCACCTCTTTTAGTGAGCTTCGATGGTTCTGGGTCTACTGCAGACAGCTCGACCTCCATCACTAACTATGCCTGGAGCTTTGGCGACGGGAACACTGCTCTTGGAGCAGCTGCTCTCCATTCATTCACTTCAGCTGGCGCCTATACCACTGAGTTGGCAGTGACCGCGAGCAACGGACTCACCAGTTCCGCGACGACTCCAGTAGTCGTCACTATTGCCGCAACCAACGTGCCGCCCAAAGCGCTTTTCGATGCCAACCCAGACAGCGGCTCCGCCCCCCTATCAGTCAGCTTTGACGGTTCCGCCTCATCAGACAGTGATGGATCTGTCGCCTCTTACACCTGGTATTTCGGTGACGGCAACTCCGGAACCGGCCAAACAGTCACACACACCTACACGACGGAGGCGGCATTCACAGCGGTCCTGCAGGTCACTGACGATATGGGCGCAACGGGAACTTCCTCAACAACGATTACCGTACAGCCGGAGGCAACATCTGCAAGTTTGAATATCGAAACAGGTGAGATAGCGGTAACTGGCAATTGGGTTCGTGTTCCTTTTAGCTCCACTTTCGAGAAGCCGATCGTCATTGCCGGGCCTGCCAGTTACAACAATGCCGAACCAGGGGTCATTTGCCTGCGCAATGTTAATTCTACAGGGTTTGATATCAAATTCAACGAATGGGATTACCTGGATAAAGTGCATCCGGAAGAGACTGTCAGTTATCTTGTCATGGAAAAAGGAAGACACTCTCTTCCTGACGGCTCTCTGGTTGAAGCAGGAACCTTCTCAGGGTCGTCCAAGTGGTCAACGGTTACTTTCAGCGAATCTTTTACAAAGGCACCGGTTGTCATGACCGCTATCGCCACCATGAATGAAAGTGAAACCATAAGCGGTCGTGTTAAGGACATATCGACGACAGGTTTTTCCTACTATTTCCGTGAACAGGAAAAAAACGTCAACAAGCACGTCGAGGAAACGGTTCATTTCATTGCATGGGAACCCGGCGAGGGCAGTCTTGAAAACATGCAGTACCGAGTTGCCACTGCAGCCGAGACTGTACCAGACACCTGGCAGCGATTTGCCTTTCCAAGTGTTTATCCTGCTCGCCCGTTATTCTTGGCACATATGCAGACAACCAGAGACATTCAACCGTCGGCTTTGCGGATGCAAAACCTGTCAACAACAGCGGTAGAGGTAAAAGTCGAGGAAGAGCAATCAAAAGATTCGGAAGTGGCGCATTCAGCGGAATCAGTAGGTTATATCCTCCTCATTCAAAAATAA
- a CDS encoding nucleoside transporter C-terminal domain-containing protein gives MLYASLLQDVIPDSFGHILIASIIHAPAALVLAAIMVPETEPQTVGREIFRSEATSAMDAVAKGTWDGLQLLFHIVAILIVFVALVKLVNIGLGAVPDVAGSPLSLERILGVIMASVVWLIGVPWEEARVAGSLMGTKVVLNELLAYIEMAKLPGPLPSFSYHPHLCHVQLCQSRQPGHIHRWVGRSLSGTEKRDYLPGTQVAAGRPACLVDDRSDCRHVVPCGIGGTSFLG, from the coding sequence ATGCTTTACGCTTCCCTTTTGCAGGATGTCATCCCGGATTCCTTTGGCCACATTCTCATCGCCTCCATTATTCATGCCCCGGCTGCTCTGGTGCTTGCGGCGATCATGGTACCGGAAACCGAGCCACAGACCGTGGGGCGGGAGATTTTCCGTTCCGAGGCGACCAGCGCCATGGACGCTGTGGCCAAGGGCACATGGGACGGTCTGCAACTCCTCTTTCATATCGTGGCGATCCTGATCGTCTTTGTCGCCTTGGTGAAGCTGGTCAATATCGGCCTGGGGGCCGTGCCCGACGTTGCAGGGAGCCCCCTCTCGTTAGAGCGGATTTTAGGGGTGATCATGGCGTCGGTGGTCTGGTTGATCGGCGTTCCCTGGGAGGAGGCACGGGTGGCCGGATCGCTCATGGGCACCAAGGTGGTGCTCAATGAATTGCTCGCCTATATCGAGATGGCCAAACTCCCGGGCCCTTTGCCATCATTCTCGTATCATCCTCACCTATGCCATGTGCAGCTTTGCCAATCTCGGCAGCCTGGGCATATTCATCGGTGGGTTGGGAGGTCTCTGTCCGGAACGGAGAAGCGAGATTACCTCCCTGGGACCCAAGTCGCTGCTGGCCGGCCTGCTTGCCTCGTTGATGACCGGAGCGATTGTCGGCATGTTGTACCCTGCGGTATAGGGGGTACCTCTTTTCTGGGTTGA
- a CDS encoding HD domain-containing protein, producing MQADLKQVIYALSDALDLVGVDDVAHSKRVGIMAAECCRCMDNAGQQAAFMFELGLLHDIGVSSTQVHKHLVEEFDWQGSREHAEVGWQRLKDFMPLAPMADPIRYHHTRW from the coding sequence ATGCAGGCTGATCTCAAACAGGTTATCTACGCCCTCTCCGACGCCCTTGACCTTGTCGGCGTGGATGATGTCGCCCACAGCAAACGGGTGGGGATCATGGCGGCCGAGTGCTGCCGCTGCATGGATAATGCTGGACAACAGGCGGCCTTCATGTTCGAGCTGGGCCTCCTGCACGATATCGGCGTCAGTTCAACCCAGGTACACAAACATCTGGTCGAGGAATTTGATTGGCAGGGCTCCCGGGAACATGCGGAGGTGGGGTGGCAGCGGCTCAAGGATTTCATGCCTCTGGCGCCAATGGCCGACCCCATTCGCTACCACCACACCCGCTGGTAG
- a CDS encoding PKD domain-containing protein → MQRNVIRFLALLICGLTIAVSSAAKSIHVEWGFTPPTEPTVTGFKLYQEGSAVCQTQDPNATAMDCEVTLTAATTNFTLTATFSDGTESPHSSPFAYVSSDFSPPPDEGGTDTLQAVIEASPLTGTAPLTVNFSAASSTGTVSQYLWDFGDGSVASTSTINHEYTAAGTFTAQLTVTDESGSSNTASVDITLTASEVTPTPPTAVISSSSAAGPAPLSVSFNGSGSTAESTTTITDYSWSFGDGNSAVGATATHSFTSPGAYNTELTVTASNGIASSVTTPVVVTTAPTNAPPTAAIDADPGSGAAPLSVNFDGSASSDSDGSIASYTWYFGDGNSGTGKTITHTYTTEAAFTAVLQVTDDMGATGTSSTAIIVQPKQESVSLDAEIGDQEQDDIVSMIISILAHRRKELSR, encoded by the coding sequence ATGCAACGAAACGTTATCCGCTTTCTTGCTCTGCTTATTTGTGGACTGACCATTGCGGTATCCTCTGCGGCAAAATCCATCCATGTGGAATGGGGGTTCACCCCCCCAACCGAACCGACGGTGACCGGTTTCAAACTTTACCAGGAGGGGAGCGCTGTTTGCCAAACCCAGGATCCCAATGCAACAGCCATGGATTGTGAAGTCACCCTCACAGCGGCAACCACCAACTTCACACTGACCGCCACCTTCAGCGATGGCACGGAAAGTCCACACTCTTCACCCTTTGCGTATGTGTCCAGTGATTTTTCTCCCCCCCCCGATGAGGGGGGCACTGATACGCTTCAGGCCGTCATCGAGGCCTCGCCACTCACAGGAACCGCCCCCCTCACCGTGAATTTCAGCGCAGCCTCTTCCACAGGGACTGTCAGTCAATACCTGTGGGATTTTGGTGACGGTTCAGTGGCCTCAACAAGCACGATCAATCATGAGTATACTGCTGCAGGAACCTTTACCGCCCAACTGACTGTGACCGATGAATCGGGCTCCAGCAACACTGCCTCCGTAGACATTACACTCACGGCGTCTGAGGTGACACCAACCCCACCGACAGCGGTCATTTCCTCCTCATCAGCAGCGGGACCCGCACCACTTTCAGTCAGTTTCAATGGCTCGGGTTCCACTGCAGAGAGCACAACGACCATCACTGACTACTCTTGGTCTTTTGGCGACGGCAACAGTGCGGTTGGAGCAACTGCAACCCACTCGTTTACCTCACCTGGCGCCTATAACACCGAGTTGACCGTGACCGCCAGCAACGGAATTGCCAGTTCCGTGACAACTCCGGTGGTCGTGACGACTGCCCCCACCAATGCACCGCCAACAGCCGCCATCGACGCTGATCCAGGCAGTGGTGCAGCCCCCCTGTCCGTGAACTTTGACGGATCAGCCTCTTCGGACAGTGACGGATCTATCGCCTCGTACACCTGGTATTTCGGTGACGGCAACTCCGGGACCGGGAAAACGATCACACACACCTACACCACCGAGGCAGCATTCACCGCGGTCCTTCAGGTCACTGACGATATGGGCGCAACAGGAACTTCCTCAACAGCGATTATAGTACAGCCGAAGCAAGAATCAGTCAGTCTGGATGCCGAAATAGGGGATCAAGAACAAGACGATATAGTTTCGATGATAATTTCGATTCTTGCTCACCGCCGAAAAGAACTCTCCCGCTGA
- a CDS encoding nucleoside transporter C-terminal domain-containing protein, translated as MGRGLLGIAVLLVLAWLLSENRRRLSWRLVLSGLVLQTLIAMLMLKAPLFRQIFIKLNAVVLAFQEATAAGTSFVFGYVGGGPLPFAETTPGHSFSLAFQALPLVLLIGALTALLYYWRILPKVVQTFSWCLRKTMGVGGALGVVAAGNVFLGMIEAPLLIRPYLLRLTRSELFAMMAVGLSCIAGTMLMLYASLLQDVIPDSFGHILTASIIHAPAALVLAAIMVPETEQQTVGSEISRSEATSAMDAVAKGTWDGLQLLFHIVAILIVFVALVKLVNIGLEALPDVAGSPLSLERILGGIMAPVVWLIGVPWEEARVAGSLMGTKVVLNELLAYIEMAKLPADALSHHSRIILTYAMCSFANLGSLGILIGGLGGLCPERRSEITSLGPKSLLAGLLASLMTGAIVGMV; from the coding sequence ATGGGACGAGGTCTGTTGGGGATCGCTGTTTTGCTGGTGCTGGCCTGGCTGCTGAGCGAAAATCGGCGGCGTTTGTCCTGGCGTTTGGTGCTCTCCGGTCTGGTGTTGCAGACGCTCATCGCCATGCTCATGCTAAAAGCGCCCCTGTTTCGCCAGATCTTCATTAAGCTCAATGCGGTGGTCCTGGCCTTTCAGGAGGCGACCGCCGCCGGAACCTCCTTTGTCTTTGGTTATGTGGGTGGAGGCCCCTTGCCCTTTGCCGAGACCACGCCTGGCCATTCCTTTTCCCTGGCCTTTCAGGCCCTGCCCCTGGTGCTTCTGATCGGTGCCCTGACAGCCCTGCTCTATTACTGGCGCATCCTGCCCAAGGTGGTGCAGACCTTTTCCTGGTGCCTGAGGAAAACCATGGGGGTGGGAGGCGCTCTTGGCGTGGTGGCAGCGGGCAATGTGTTCCTGGGCATGATCGAGGCGCCACTGTTGATCCGGCCCTACCTGCTGCGGCTGACGCGAAGCGAGCTCTTCGCGATGATGGCGGTCGGCCTCTCCTGCATCGCCGGCACCATGCTCATGCTCTACGCTTCCCTATTACAGGATGTCATCCCTGACTCCTTTGGTCACATCCTCACCGCCTCCATCATTCATGCCCCGGCCGCCCTGGTGCTTGCGGCGATCATGGTGCCGGAAACCGAGCAACAGACCGTGGGGAGCGAGATTTCCCGATCCGAGGCGACCAGTGCCATGGACGCTGTGGCCAAGGGGACCTGGGACGGCCTGCAACTCCTCTTTCATATCGTGGCGATCCTGATCGTTTTTGTCGCCTTGGTGAAACTGGTCAATATCGGTCTGGAGGCCCTGCCCGACGTCGCAGGGAGCCCGCTCTCCTTGGAGCGGATTTTAGGAGGGATCATGGCCCCGGTGGTCTGGTTGATTGGCGTTCCCTGGGAGGAGGCACGGGTTGCCGGATCGCTCATGGGCACCAAGGTGGTTCTCAACGAACTGCTCGCCTATATCGAGATGGCCAAGTTACCTGCTGATGCCCTCAGTCACCACTCCCGTATCATCCTCACCTATGCCATGTGCAGCTTTGCCAACCTCGGCAGTCTGGGTATACTCATCGGTGGGTTGGGAGGTCTCTGTCCGGAACGGCGAAGCGAGATCACCTCCCTGGGTCCAAAGTCGCTGCTGGCCGGCCTGCTCGCCTCGTTGATGACCGGGGCGATTGTCGGAATGGTGTAG
- a CDS encoding HD domain-containing phosphohydrolase, whose protein sequence is MYADLKQVIYALSDALDLVGVDDVAHGKRVGIMAAECCRCLKSDVLQAASMFELGLLHDIGVSSTQVHRHLVEEFDWQGSREHAEVGWRRLKDFAPLAAMADPIRYHHTPWGTLPTKDLDPQVAQAANLILLVDRVDAMAAPYSLSHNLLLHQEDIRGEIGKRSGTYFAPHLVDAFLRASRTEAFWLHLEQRSVQSYLADQLQQAHPFTATMDELRFLARIFARIVDAKSPFTAAHSLGVSRLSRLLAQKLGMDTEQCDKIEIAALLHDLGKLRVPDEILDKPAQLDREERISINTHTFETYQILRNIRGFEEIACWAAYHHEEPDGSGYPFHLPLAAMPLEARIVRVADIFQAMAQDRPYRKGLPAEGVIAFVEKLAAQGRVDAEIVAIARASLDEAMAAACPQATDQALP, encoded by the coding sequence ATGTACGCTGATCTCAAACAGGTTATCTACGCCCTTTCCGATGCCCTCGATCTTGTCGGTGTGGATGATGTCGCCCACGGCAAACGGGTGGGGATCATGGCGGCCGAGTGCTGCCGCTGCCTGAAGAGTGATGTGCTCCAGGCAGCCTCCATGTTCGAGTTGGGTCTGCTGCACGATATCGGCGTCAGCTCAACCCAGGTACACCGCCACCTGGTCGAGGAATTTGATTGGCAGGGTTCCCGCGAACACGCGGAGGTTGGATGGCGGCGGCTTAAGGATTTCGCGCCTCTGGCGGCAATGGCCGACCCCATTCGCTACCACCATACCCCCTGGGGGACACTGCCAACAAAGGACCTCGATCCACAGGTAGCCCAGGCGGCCAACCTCATCCTCCTGGTAGACCGGGTCGATGCCATGGCGGCCCCCTATTCCCTCTCGCACAACCTCCTGTTGCACCAAGAGGATATACGCGGGGAGATAGGCAAGCGTTCAGGCACCTATTTCGCACCGCACCTGGTGGATGCCTTTTTGCGGGCGTCGCGTACCGAGGCCTTCTGGCTCCATCTGGAACAACGATCGGTCCAGAGCTATCTGGCTGACCAACTGCAGCAGGCCCACCCCTTTACCGCCACCATGGACGAGCTGCGCTTCCTCGCCCGGATCTTTGCCCGCATCGTCGATGCAAAAAGCCCCTTTACCGCGGCCCACTCCCTGGGGGTCTCGCGCCTGTCGCGTTTGCTTGCACAAAAGCTGGGAATGGATACGGAACAGTGCGACAAGATTGAGATTGCCGCGCTGCTGCATGATCTGGGCAAGCTGCGGGTCCCCGATGAGATCCTTGATAAACCGGCGCAACTGGACCGGGAGGAACGAATTTCCATCAACACCCACACCTTCGAGACCTATCAGATTCTGCGCAACATCCGCGGATTTGAGGAAATCGCCTGCTGGGCTGCCTACCACCACGAAGAACCCGACGGCTCCGGCTACCCCTTTCACCTCCCCCTGGCGGCCATGCCCTTGGAGGCGCGGATTGTCCGTGTGGCCGATATCTTTCAGGCCATGGCCCAAGACCGGCCCTACCGAAAAGGTCTGCCCGCGGAGGGGGTGATTGCCTTTGTGGAAAAACTTGCCGCACAGGGACGGGTGGATGCGGAGATTGTCGCCATCGCACGAGCCTCTCTGGATGAAGCCATGGCTGCTGCCTGTCCACAGGCAACAGATCAGGCCTTGCCCTGA
- a CDS encoding zinc ribbon domain-containing protein: protein MLSTVLKYAEEKHYCPHCSGDLTLCHSPAVHVGDGLGWGSEYLFICLNDTCPLFVKGWDFIANQYGHVGSYRYMEIPNSKETYTMMVAGKDAFTGSIVDIEALKRQNEHYMAQQKALAEMETAVADKNLQPVMFILLDESAKVEDRKRAIEMLVPINDLSCLDPLRNHSFRDEHLFMEVNLALKNLLAANFLKECPFCSELVKAQAKVCKHCNRELAA, encoded by the coding sequence ATGTTGTCCACCGTGTTGAAATATGCTGAAGAAAAACACTACTGTCCGCACTGTAGCGGCGATTTGACCCTCTGCCATTCACCGGCGGTCCATGTTGGCGACGGATTGGGCTGGGGCTCGGAGTATCTGTTTATCTGCCTCAACGATACCTGTCCACTTTTTGTCAAAGGTTGGGATTTCATTGCCAATCAGTACGGCCACGTCGGTTCTTACCGCTATATGGAGATTCCCAACTCCAAGGAAACCTACACCATGATGGTGGCCGGCAAGGATGCCTTTACCGGTTCCATTGTGGATATCGAAGCGCTGAAACGGCAGAACGAGCATTACATGGCGCAGCAAAAGGCGCTGGCCGAGATGGAAACCGCGGTTGCCGATAAAAATCTGCAACCGGTCATGTTCATCCTCCTCGATGAATCGGCCAAGGTTGAGGACAGAAAACGGGCCATAGAGATGCTGGTGCCGATCAATGACCTGAGCTGCCTGGATCCCCTGCGCAATCACAGCTTTCGTGACGAGCACCTCTTCATGGAAGTGAATCTGGCATTGAAAAATCTGTTGGCTGCCAACTTTCTCAAAGAGTGCCCCTTTTGCTCGGAGCTGGTCAAGGCCCAGGCCAAAGTCTGTAAACATTGCAATCGGGAGCTTGCAGCGTGA